One genomic window of Paenisporosarcina antarctica includes the following:
- a CDS encoding ATP-dependent Clp protease ATP-binding subunit — MMFNRFTQRAQKVLQLAQEEAIRMKHESIGTEHILLGLIREGGGIAAKAMEAIEVSTKMIEENIEELVGMGTGDVGPIVHYTPRAKKVIELSVDESRKLGHSYIGTEHLLLALIREGEGVAARVLNNSGVSLNKARQQVLQLLGSNDHVQASGGANPAANTPTLDSLARDLTQIAREGSLDPVIGRSKEITRVIEVLSRRTKNNPVLIGEPGVGKTAIAEGLAQQIVSNEVPEILRDRRVMTLDMGTVVAGTKYRGEFEDRLKKVMDEIRQAGNIILFIDELHTLIGAGGAEGAIDASNILKPSLARGELQCIGATTLDEYRKYIEKDAALERRFQPIRVEEPSVDESIQIIKGLRDRYEAHHRVKITDEAIVAAAKMSDRYISDRFLPDKAIDLIDEAGSKVRLRSYTTPPNLKELELRLEAIRSEKNAAVQSQEFEKAASFRDTEQKLKEELESTKKTWKEEQGKAESEVTVEDIAAVVSMWTGIPVSKLAQTESAKLLDLESTLHKRVIGQNEAVTAISRAVRRARAGLKDPKRPIGSFIFLGPTGVGKTELARALAESMFGDEEAMIRVDMSEYMERHSTSRLVGSPPGYVGHEEGGQLTEKVRRKPYSVILLDEIEKAHPDVFNILLQVLEDGRLTDSKGRTVDFRNTIVIMTSNVGAEALRKNKYVGFNLQDGEQKYKDMKGRMLEELKKAFRPEFLNRVDEMIVFHALEKEHLKEIVTLMTGQLTTRLKEQEIELELTEAAQDKIAIEGYDPEYGARPLRRALQKHVEDRLSEELLKGTVLTGYKVVFDVQDNEFLIRSKEAEAVTVTE, encoded by the coding sequence ATGATGTTTAATCGATTTACACAACGCGCACAAAAAGTGCTCCAATTAGCTCAAGAAGAAGCCATCCGTATGAAACACGAGTCCATTGGAACTGAACATATATTATTAGGTTTAATCCGTGAAGGTGGCGGGATTGCTGCAAAAGCAATGGAAGCAATCGAAGTAAGCACTAAAATGATTGAAGAAAACATTGAAGAGCTTGTGGGAATGGGAACTGGTGACGTAGGTCCAATCGTTCACTACACACCGCGTGCTAAGAAAGTCATTGAGTTATCAGTAGACGAATCACGTAAACTGGGACATTCATACATCGGCACAGAGCACTTATTGTTAGCATTAATTCGCGAAGGTGAAGGTGTGGCAGCTCGTGTCCTAAACAATTCAGGAGTTAGCTTAAACAAAGCACGTCAACAAGTATTGCAACTGCTAGGCAGTAACGACCATGTTCAAGCAAGTGGTGGGGCCAATCCTGCAGCGAATACACCAACGCTTGATAGCTTGGCGCGTGATTTAACTCAAATTGCACGTGAAGGTAGCTTGGATCCAGTTATTGGACGAAGCAAAGAAATCACGCGTGTTATTGAAGTGTTATCTCGTCGTACGAAAAACAATCCTGTTCTTATTGGAGAACCAGGTGTTGGTAAAACGGCAATTGCTGAAGGTTTAGCACAACAAATTGTTTCAAATGAAGTACCTGAAATTTTAAGAGATCGACGTGTTATGACATTAGATATGGGTACGGTTGTAGCGGGTACGAAATACCGTGGTGAGTTTGAGGATCGCTTGAAGAAAGTGATGGATGAAATTCGCCAAGCAGGAAATATTATTCTGTTCATCGACGAGCTTCATACGTTAATTGGTGCTGGTGGTGCTGAAGGAGCAATTGATGCTTCGAATATCTTGAAACCATCACTTGCCCGTGGAGAACTTCAGTGTATTGGTGCAACGACGCTTGATGAGTATCGTAAATACATTGAAAAAGATGCCGCTTTAGAACGACGATTCCAACCAATTCGTGTAGAAGAGCCATCAGTTGATGAGTCCATTCAAATCATTAAAGGTCTGCGTGATCGTTACGAAGCACATCACCGTGTAAAAATTACGGATGAAGCAATTGTTGCAGCAGCCAAAATGTCGGACCGTTACATTTCTGACCGTTTCTTACCAGATAAAGCAATTGACTTAATTGACGAAGCGGGTTCAAAAGTTCGTTTACGTTCGTATACAACACCACCAAATTTAAAAGAATTAGAACTGCGTTTAGAAGCGATTCGTTCGGAGAAAAATGCAGCGGTACAAAGTCAAGAGTTTGAAAAAGCGGCTTCTTTCCGTGATACGGAACAAAAGCTGAAAGAAGAGCTTGAAAGTACGAAGAAAACATGGAAAGAAGAACAAGGCAAAGCAGAGTCTGAAGTAACAGTAGAAGATATCGCAGCCGTTGTATCCATGTGGACGGGAATTCCAGTTTCGAAACTGGCACAAACAGAGTCTGCGAAATTATTAGATTTAGAAAGTACATTGCACAAACGTGTAATTGGTCAAAATGAAGCAGTCACTGCCATTTCTCGTGCAGTTCGTCGTGCACGTGCTGGATTAAAAGATCCAAAACGCCCAATCGGTTCATTCATTTTCTTAGGACCAACGGGTGTTGGTAAGACTGAACTTGCTCGTGCATTAGCTGAAAGCATGTTCGGTGACGAAGAAGCAATGATTCGTGTCGACATGTCCGAATACATGGAGAGACACTCGACTTCACGTCTTGTCGGTTCACCTCCTGGCTATGTAGGTCATGAAGAAGGCGGTCAGTTGACGGAGAAAGTTCGTCGTAAACCATACTCTGTTATTTTGTTAGATGAAATAGAAAAAGCACATCCGGATGTCTTCAATATTTTATTACAAGTATTAGAAGATGGGCGCTTAACTGATTCAAAAGGGCGAACAGTCGACTTCCGTAATACCATTGTCATCATGACCTCTAACGTTGGGGCAGAAGCATTGAGAAAAAACAAATACGTCGGCTTCAACTTGCAAGACGGCGAGCAAAAATATAAAGACATGAAGGGCAGAATGCTTGAAGAATTGAAAAAAGCATTCCGTCCAGAGTTCTTAAACCGTGTAGATGAAATGATTGTGTTCCATGCACTAGAAAAAGAGCACTTAAAAGAAATTGTGACATTGATGACAGGTCAATTGACAACACGCTTAAAAGAACAAGAAATAGAGCTAGAGTTAACTGAAGCAGCGCAAGATAAAATAGCTATAGAAGGCTACGATCCAGAGTACGGAGCACGTCCACTTCGTCGAGCACTTCAAAAGCATGTCGAAGATCGCTTGTCAGAAGAACTCTTAAAAGGCACAGTTTTAACAGGATACAAAGTAGTTTTTGATGTACAAGATAATGAATTCTTGATTCGTTCAAAAGAGGCAGAGGCAGTAACGGTAACAGAATAA
- a CDS encoding protein arginine kinase, with protein MTIERFLNNSATSWMAGEGEHADIVMSTRIRLARNLTGFRFPLSFTENEALQVDQAISSVLLDAEAELESTFSYIDIKEVSTLNRQVLVEKHLISPKLANSEIVGSVLLSNDESVSVMINEEDHIRIQCIYPGLQFHEAWRQADKIDDILEKQLPYAFDEQFGYLTSCPTNTGTGLRASVMMHLPALTMTNQMNRIVTAITRLGMVVRGIYGEGSEALGNIYQMSNQTTLGKSEEDILTDLQSVTEQIIKKEREARAALIHTRPNVLEDRLYRSLGVLTYARLLTTEEAGRCLSDVRLGIDLGLIKGVKVAILNECMMFMQPGFLQKYAGVPLQLEERDVFRAKLFRERLQVNNNIDDEGEEIHDV; from the coding sequence ATGACAATTGAACGTTTTCTAAATAACTCCGCGACGAGTTGGATGGCTGGGGAGGGCGAGCATGCAGATATTGTAATGAGCACGCGTATCCGCCTCGCTCGAAATTTAACGGGGTTCCGTTTTCCACTTTCTTTTACAGAAAATGAAGCATTACAAGTAGATCAAGCAATTTCTTCGGTTTTACTTGATGCAGAAGCGGAACTTGAGTCGACCTTTTCGTATATAGATATAAAAGAGGTATCTACGCTGAACCGACAAGTTTTGGTGGAAAAGCATTTAATTAGCCCCAAGCTTGCTAATTCGGAAATAGTGGGTTCCGTTTTATTATCAAATGATGAATCAGTGAGTGTAATGATCAATGAAGAAGATCATATTCGCATACAATGTATATACCCAGGACTACAGTTTCATGAAGCATGGCGTCAAGCGGATAAAATCGATGACATCCTTGAAAAACAATTGCCGTATGCATTTGATGAACAGTTTGGCTATTTAACGAGTTGCCCAACAAATACGGGAACTGGCCTACGTGCATCGGTCATGATGCATTTACCAGCGCTGACGATGACCAATCAAATGAATCGCATTGTGACAGCTATTACACGACTCGGTATGGTCGTGCGTGGGATATACGGAGAAGGTAGCGAAGCTCTTGGTAATATATATCAAATGTCCAACCAAACGACACTTGGGAAATCAGAGGAAGATATTTTAACTGATTTGCAAAGTGTTACTGAACAAATAATTAAAAAAGAACGTGAAGCAAGGGCGGCTTTAATACATACCAGACCGAATGTATTAGAAGATCGCTTGTACCGGTCACTTGGCGTGTTAACGTATGCACGACTTTTAACGACAGAAGAAGCAGGACGTTGTTTATCTGATGTGCGTCTTGGCATTGATCTTGGCTTGATTAAAGGAGTCAAAGTTGCAATTTTGAATGAATGCATGATGTTTATGCAACCAGGCTTTTTGCAAAAGTATGCAGGGGTTCCCTTGCAACTTGAAGAACGTGATGTATTTCGAGCAAAGTTGTTTAGAGAACGGTTGCAAGTAAATAATAATATAGACGATGAAGGAGAGGAAATTCATGATGTTTAA
- the radA gene encoding DNA repair protein RadA — protein sequence MAKRKTKFMCNSCGYESAKWMGRCPGCNEWNTMVEEVEVVVKGPRRTFQHSENSSQKALPITAIETDDEPRVKIDLSEFDRVLGGGIVPGSLILIGGDPGIGKSTLLLQVSALLANKGQRVLYMSGEESIRQTKLRAERLGVDSSELYIYAETNLELVNEAIDQVEPKFVVIDSIQTVHHPDVTSAPGSVTQVRECTAELMRIAKTKNIAIFLVGHVTKEGQIAGPRILEHMVDTVLYFEGERHHTYRILRSQKNRFGSTNEIAIFEMLQGGLKEVLNPSELFLQERSQGAAGSTVVASMEGTRPILVEIQALITPTSFNYPKRMASGIDQNRVQLLMAVLEKRVGLLLQTQDAYIKVAGGVKLDEPAIDLAVLTTIVSSYKDEAVSAYDCFMGEVGLTGEVRRVSRVEQRVLEAAKLGFKRAIVPASNLGGWDYPKGIQVVGVENVSDALKIAFPNT from the coding sequence ATGGCTAAACGTAAAACGAAATTTATGTGTAACTCATGTGGCTATGAATCCGCGAAATGGATGGGTCGCTGCCCTGGTTGCAACGAGTGGAATACGATGGTGGAAGAGGTAGAAGTAGTCGTAAAAGGACCTCGTCGGACTTTCCAACATTCTGAAAATAGTTCACAAAAAGCTTTGCCTATTACAGCGATAGAAACGGACGACGAACCACGTGTGAAAATTGATCTTTCTGAGTTTGATCGTGTACTCGGTGGAGGCATCGTGCCTGGTTCACTAATATTAATTGGTGGAGATCCAGGTATTGGGAAATCCACGTTATTGCTTCAAGTTTCCGCGTTACTTGCCAATAAAGGGCAGCGCGTGTTGTACATGTCTGGGGAGGAGTCTATTCGCCAAACGAAGCTTCGTGCAGAGCGACTTGGTGTTGACTCTTCTGAATTATATATATATGCCGAAACTAACTTGGAATTGGTAAACGAAGCAATTGATCAAGTTGAACCGAAGTTTGTCGTTATCGATTCTATCCAAACGGTGCATCATCCAGATGTCACTTCTGCCCCAGGTAGCGTTACTCAGGTGCGCGAATGTACAGCGGAGTTAATGCGCATCGCTAAAACGAAAAATATTGCTATTTTCTTAGTGGGACACGTAACAAAAGAAGGTCAAATTGCAGGGCCGAGAATACTTGAACATATGGTTGACACAGTCCTTTACTTCGAAGGTGAACGTCACCATACATACCGTATTTTGCGTTCGCAGAAAAACCGTTTTGGCTCAACAAATGAAATTGCAATTTTTGAAATGTTACAAGGTGGCTTAAAAGAAGTGCTAAATCCGTCTGAGTTATTCTTGCAGGAACGTTCACAAGGAGCAGCAGGGTCCACTGTTGTAGCTTCAATGGAAGGCACCCGACCGATACTGGTCGAAATTCAGGCATTAATTACACCGACTAGTTTTAACTACCCAAAACGGATGGCAAGTGGCATTGATCAAAATCGTGTCCAACTATTAATGGCTGTATTGGAGAAGCGAGTTGGCCTATTGTTGCAAACGCAAGATGCCTACATCAAAGTTGCAGGTGGCGTAAAGTTAGACGAGCCAGCCATTGATTTGGCTGTATTAACGACAATTGTTTCAAGTTACAAAGATGAAGCAGTAAGTGCCTATGATTGTTTTATGGGTGAAGTGGGATTAACGGGCGAAGTGCGTCGCGTGTCACGAGTTGAACAACGTGTGCTAGAAGCAGCGAAACTTGGTTTCAAACGTGCAATTGTTCCTGCATCCAACCTAGGTGGATGGGACTATCCAAAAGGTATTCAAGTAGTCGGTGTCGAAAACGTAAGCGATGCATTAAAAATAGCTTTCCCAAACACGTAA
- a CDS encoding agmatinase family protein: MKHLQQPEWSWRAATGDFVHQWVKPLGEGVADMVLYGAPLSRSSISVSGASLYPLEFRKMWKGFSTYNLDEDLDLSGYAVRDAGDIAMHTTDILLSHERIEETTRELVSVFDTATTCLIGGDHSVTACAVRGVKRAFPTERIGILQLDTHLDVRDPVELGPANGTPIRQLIDGGTVRGEDVVNIGLHGYFNAKPLVAYAREQGIRMVTLRKARELGVAQCVMNELSLLAEKVDRVYVTIDMDVLDISVAPGVPASTPGGMSAEELFQSLLLIGQHNAVRHIDFVCLDPTRDAASNTTVKTGVYAWLEFITGRVLREKL; this comes from the coding sequence ATGAAACATTTACAACAACCTGAATGGTCTTGGCGTGCTGCTACTGGAGATTTCGTGCATCAATGGGTTAAACCACTTGGTGAAGGTGTAGCAGACATGGTTCTTTATGGAGCGCCGCTTTCGCGTTCATCAATTAGCGTGTCAGGGGCTTCCTTATATCCACTGGAATTTCGCAAGATGTGGAAAGGGTTCTCTACCTATAATTTGGACGAGGACTTGGATTTGTCAGGGTACGCTGTTCGTGATGCTGGAGATATCGCCATGCATACAACGGATATTTTACTCTCACATGAGCGAATTGAAGAAACAACTCGTGAATTGGTGAGCGTATTTGACACGGCGACTACGTGTTTAATCGGTGGAGATCATTCCGTCACCGCATGTGCAGTTAGAGGGGTAAAACGTGCATTTCCAACTGAACGCATAGGCATTTTGCAACTCGACACACATTTAGACGTACGTGATCCGGTTGAATTAGGTCCAGCGAACGGCACACCGATTCGACAACTCATTGATGGTGGAACTGTTCGCGGCGAAGACGTTGTGAATATTGGGTTACACGGGTACTTTAACGCCAAGCCATTAGTCGCTTATGCAAGAGAGCAAGGCATTCGAATGGTGACTTTGCGTAAAGCACGTGAGCTAGGGGTGGCTCAGTGCGTAATGAATGAACTATCTCTATTAGCAGAAAAAGTTGATAGAGTGTATGTAACAATCGATATGGATGTGCTTGATATATCGGTCGCGCCGGGGGTACCGGCTTCAACACCAGGGGGCATGAGTGCAGAAGAATTGTTCCAAAGTTTACTGCTCATCGGCCAACATAACGCCGTTCGACACATCGATTTCGTGTGCCTGGATCCAACTCGAGATGCTGCGTCAAATACCACTGTGAAAACAGGCGTTTATGCATGGTTGGAATTTATCACGGGGAGAGTTTTAAGGGAGAAATTATAA
- a CDS encoding DUF5412 family protein, which produces MIIKKIALGVTVSILILAVTLFFILNSFIHVELDELNGTGEYQDTFLSPNKEYKADLFLINKGGATNGYQERVSITSLNDSKKEFNDTTIYWLYPSVNVTSIEWESNTDIVINGEKININDEDTYYNWKKEDN; this is translated from the coding sequence ATGATCATCAAAAAGATAGCGCTGGGAGTAACAGTATCTATATTAATTTTGGCTGTTACTCTATTTTTTATTTTAAATTCTTTTATTCACGTTGAACTTGATGAGCTTAATGGAACTGGTGAATATCAGGATACCTTTTTGTCGCCAAATAAAGAGTACAAAGCTGATTTATTCTTAATCAATAAAGGTGGAGCAACTAATGGATATCAAGAAAGAGTATCCATTACTTCTTTAAACGATAGCAAAAAAGAATTCAATGATACTACTATATATTGGTTGTATCCTTCTGTAAATGTCACATCTATTGAGTGGGAAAGTAATACTGATATAGTCATTAATGGGGAAAAAATAAACATTAATGATGAGGATACTTATTATAATTGGAAAAAAGAAGATAATTAA
- the hutI gene encoding imidazolonepropionase, producing the protein MRPLWIKNAAQLVTVAGENGPRRKKEMSELGIIENGSMWIENGEIIAMGTTSELEASFGARAHEAEIVDATGRLVTPGLVDPHTHVAYGGSREREFEMRLEGSTYMEIMNAGGGIHATSRMTREATEDELVAQTTRRLDSFLQHGVTTVEGKSGYGLDLETELKQLRVMKRLNESHPIDLVPTFMGGHAVPVEYKGREEEYIDILVNEMLPRVAQEGLAVFNDVFCEVGVFTPEQSERILEAGKKLGLVPKIHADEIKSYGGAELAAKVGAISAEHLLKASDEGVRLMAEAGVIACLLPATALYLREEAAQGRAMIDAGVAVAISTDCNPGSSPTTSMPLVMNLACISMRLTPAEALVAATMNAACAIGMQGRVGSLEVGKQADLVMWNVSNYQELQYLFGVNHVGCVWKKGVQVVG; encoded by the coding sequence ATGAGACCACTTTGGATAAAGAACGCCGCGCAACTTGTCACAGTAGCTGGTGAAAATGGACCTCGACGTAAAAAAGAAATGTCGGAACTTGGAATTATTGAAAACGGCAGTATGTGGATTGAAAATGGAGAAATTATCGCCATGGGCACAACTTCAGAGCTTGAAGCGTCGTTTGGTGCACGTGCTCATGAAGCAGAAATAGTGGATGCGACGGGGCGTTTAGTGACGCCAGGTTTAGTTGATCCACATACGCATGTTGCCTATGGTGGGAGTCGTGAACGTGAATTCGAAATGCGTCTTGAAGGCTCAACTTATATGGAAATCATGAATGCAGGTGGCGGAATTCATGCGACCTCACGGATGACTCGCGAAGCAACAGAAGATGAATTAGTGGCGCAAACAACACGTCGTCTCGACTCTTTCTTGCAACACGGTGTCACAACCGTTGAGGGGAAAAGTGGCTATGGCTTAGATTTGGAAACGGAATTAAAACAGCTTCGCGTCATGAAGCGATTGAATGAAAGTCATCCGATTGATTTAGTACCGACGTTTATGGGTGGCCATGCGGTTCCTGTCGAATATAAAGGCCGCGAAGAAGAATATATCGATATATTGGTCAATGAGATGTTGCCACGTGTGGCGCAAGAGGGACTCGCTGTTTTTAATGATGTATTTTGTGAAGTTGGCGTATTCACACCTGAACAATCTGAAAGAATTTTAGAGGCAGGAAAGAAACTCGGATTGGTTCCGAAAATACACGCCGATGAAATTAAATCATATGGCGGTGCTGAACTCGCTGCTAAAGTTGGTGCCATTTCAGCGGAGCATTTATTGAAAGCATCTGACGAAGGTGTTCGTTTAATGGCTGAAGCGGGCGTTATCGCATGTTTATTGCCGGCAACAGCCTTGTATTTGAGAGAAGAAGCGGCGCAAGGTCGTGCCATGATTGATGCGGGAGTTGCCGTGGCCATTTCGACGGATTGCAACCCAGGGTCTTCTCCAACAACTTCTATGCCACTTGTCATGAACTTAGCGTGTATTTCCATGCGTTTAACACCAGCAGAAGCATTAGTTGCAGCAACTATGAATGCCGCTTGTGCTATTGGTATGCAAGGCCGTGTCGGTTCTTTGGAAGTAGGAAAGCAAGCGGACCTCGTGATGTGGAATGTATCAAATTATCAAGAATTGCAATATTTATTCGGCGTCAATCACGTCGGTTGTGTGTGGAAAAAAGGTGTTCAGGTGGTGGGTTAA
- a CDS encoding CtsR family transcriptional regulator — translation MRNISDIIEGYLKKVIELDGKGHIEIKRSEIAEQFQCVPSQINYVINTRFTADRGYLVESKRGGGGYIRIVRVRAHTKAELIETILVSLELGASQTMTEDIVFRLIDEDVVTKREAKMILAALDRTTLKLPLPHRDEVRSRIMQAMLLTLKYEQLK, via the coding sequence ATGCGGAATATTTCGGATATTATTGAAGGATATTTAAAGAAAGTTATCGAATTAGATGGTAAGGGGCATATTGAAATTAAACGAAGCGAGATTGCTGAACAATTTCAATGCGTGCCTTCGCAAATAAATTATGTAATTAACACACGTTTTACTGCAGACCGAGGCTACCTTGTTGAAAGTAAGCGGGGGGGCGGAGGCTATATTCGGATTGTTCGCGTACGTGCACACACGAAAGCGGAGTTAATTGAAACAATTTTAGTGAGTTTAGAACTTGGGGCGTCTCAAACAATGACGGAAGATATTGTGTTCCGTTTAATCGATGAGGATGTAGTGACCAAGCGTGAAGCGAAGATGATACTCGCTGCGCTTGATAGGACAACGCTCAAATTACCTTTGCCGCATCGTGATGAAGTGCGTTCGCGCATCATGCAAGCGATGCTCTTAACACTCAAGTATGAACAGTTAAAGTGA
- the hutU gene encoding urocanate hydratase, translated as MKSNTQGRVFRYRGTELNTKGWQQEAALRMLMNNLDPDVAERPEDLVVYGGIGKAARNWECFDAIVRSLKELENDETLLVQSGKPVAIFKTHLDAPRVLIANSNIVPAYANWETFHELDKKGLMMYGQMTAGSWIYIGSQGIVQGTYETFAELAKQHFGESLKGTITLTAGLGGMGGAQPLAVSMVGGVCIGIEVDETRIDRRIETRYTDVKTDSLDEAIRLAEEAKAAGKALSIGLLGNASDVLPQMIARGFIPDVLTDQTSAHDPLNGYIPSGMSLQDAAKLREADPVEYVKLSKASMAKHVSAMVEMMDKGAVTFDYGNNIRQVAKDEGVERAFDFPGFVPAYIRPQFCEGKGPFRWVALSGDPADILKTDEVILREFSDNKHLCNWIKMAQERIQFQGLPSRICWLGYGERARFGKIINDMVASGELSAPIVIGRDHLDSGSVASPNRETESMKDGSDVVADWPILNAMVNAVGGATWVSVHHGGGVGMGYSIHAGMVILADGTKEAEARIERVLTTDPGMGVVRHVDAGYDLAIETAREKGVNIPMLKDAKL; from the coding sequence ATGAAATCAAATACACAAGGTCGAGTGTTCCGTTATAGAGGTACAGAGTTGAACACGAAAGGATGGCAACAAGAGGCGGCTCTTCGCATGTTAATGAATAACTTAGATCCAGATGTGGCGGAGCGTCCTGAGGATTTAGTTGTTTATGGTGGAATCGGCAAAGCTGCGCGTAACTGGGAATGCTTTGACGCGATTGTTCGTTCATTGAAAGAGTTAGAAAATGACGAGACATTGCTCGTTCAATCTGGAAAACCAGTGGCGATTTTCAAAACGCATTTGGATGCACCACGTGTATTGATTGCCAATTCCAATATTGTTCCTGCTTATGCAAACTGGGAAACATTCCATGAGTTAGATAAGAAGGGCTTAATGATGTATGGACAAATGACGGCGGGTAGCTGGATTTACATTGGTTCACAAGGAATCGTGCAAGGGACGTATGAAACATTTGCAGAATTAGCAAAACAACATTTTGGCGAGTCGCTAAAAGGAACAATTACCTTAACTGCTGGACTTGGTGGAATGGGTGGAGCTCAACCGTTAGCAGTATCTATGGTTGGTGGTGTGTGTATCGGGATTGAAGTGGATGAGACGCGAATTGACCGACGCATTGAAACACGGTATACAGATGTCAAAACGGATTCTTTAGATGAAGCGATTCGATTAGCTGAAGAAGCAAAGGCTGCAGGTAAAGCGTTATCAATTGGCTTGCTTGGAAATGCATCTGATGTATTGCCACAAATGATTGCTCGTGGCTTTATTCCGGACGTATTGACAGATCAAACGTCAGCACATGACCCATTAAATGGCTATATACCGTCTGGGATGTCTTTACAAGATGCAGCGAAACTTCGCGAAGCAGATCCAGTTGAATATGTGAAATTATCTAAAGCATCTATGGCAAAGCATGTGTCTGCGATGGTAGAAATGATGGATAAAGGCGCAGTTACTTTTGATTATGGAAACAATATTCGACAAGTAGCAAAAGATGAAGGGGTTGAACGTGCGTTTGATTTCCCTGGATTTGTACCAGCATATATTCGTCCTCAGTTCTGTGAAGGAAAAGGGCCATTCCGTTGGGTCGCGCTGTCTGGTGATCCTGCAGATATTCTTAAAACAGACGAAGTGATTTTACGAGAGTTTAGTGACAACAAGCATTTATGTAACTGGATTAAAATGGCGCAAGAAAGAATTCAATTCCAAGGCCTACCGTCACGTATTTGTTGGTTAGGATATGGCGAACGTGCGCGTTTCGGGAAAATCATTAACGACATGGTTGCAAGTGGTGAGTTAAGTGCACCGATTGTTATCGGACGTGACCATTTAGATTCAGGTTCTGTTGCTTCACCAAATCGTGAAACAGAATCAATGAAAGACGGCTCTGACGTGGTTGCAGATTGGCCAATATTGAACGCAATGGTCAATGCTGTTGGTGGCGCTACATGGGTCTCAGTTCATCATGGCGGAGGCGTTGGGATGGGGTACTCTATCCACGCGGGAATGGTCATTTTAGCAGATGGAACAAAAGAAGCGGAAGCACGTATTGAGCGGGTCTTAACAACGGATCCTGGTATGGGTGTCGTTCGTCACGTAGACGCAGGTTATGACTTGGCGATTGAGACAGCGCGCGAAAAAGGCGTAAATATTCCTATGCTAAAGGACGCTAAATTATGA
- a CDS encoding UvrB/UvrC motif-containing protein: protein MICENCKQRPTKVTVTQILNGEQVQRHYCDVCAQDFHPFHLDLQDPLSLHQLLSNWFGIPENQQLQQKQQTEAISCSSCEWTFRQFLKQGKFGCAHCYESFHEQLPEVFKKLHNGNVKHVGKAPSTFGQTLKLKRQIESVRTLMRTAIEIENFEEAALLRDEARALEEQLQSGGENRDDN from the coding sequence ATGATTTGTGAAAATTGTAAACAGCGACCGACAAAAGTAACCGTCACGCAGATACTCAATGGGGAGCAAGTGCAACGTCATTATTGCGATGTATGTGCACAGGATTTCCATCCGTTTCATTTAGATTTACAAGATCCACTTTCTCTACATCAATTATTATCAAATTGGTTCGGTATTCCAGAAAACCAACAGCTACAACAAAAGCAACAAACTGAAGCAATTAGCTGTAGTTCGTGTGAATGGACTTTCCGGCAGTTTTTAAAACAAGGAAAGTTTGGTTGTGCACATTGTTATGAGAGTTTTCACGAACAATTGCCAGAAGTTTTTAAGAAATTGCATAATGGAAACGTCAAACATGTTGGGAAAGCGCCAAGTACATTTGGTCAAACCCTTAAATTAAAAAGGCAAATTGAGTCTGTGCGCACATTGATGCGAACGGCAATAGAGATTGAAAATTTTGAAGAGGCCGCACTACTTCGAGACGAAGCACGTGCTTTAGAGGAACAGCTACAAAGCGGAGGTGAAAACCGCGATGACAATTGA